The following is a genomic window from Brevibacterium limosum.
GGGGCCTTTGCCGATGAGGTCAGCCAGGAGGTCCTCGGCGACCTCACGGTACATCTTCGACCAGACTCGTTTGACGTACCCCGGTTTGAGAACCGGCTGCCAGGTTCGTCGCTGTTCGTAGTGCATGGGATCGTCGCGGCGCAGCATCGAGTGCCCCATGGCTCGGATCTGCAGCGATCCTTCTTCGTCTGCGGAGAAGATCTCCTGGTCGTGCTCGGTGGCGCTGACGGCTTCGTAGCTGGTGATGAGGTAGCGGTTGACTGCGGGAACCCAGTGCACTCCGCCTTCGGCCCGAAGACGTTCGTAGATCGGGAACGGGTCATCGTAGAGCTCGGGGATGGTCACCCAGTCGGCGACCGGGACCGCTGAAGCTGTGCGGGATGCCCCTGCGGTTCGATTGGGGGCATGCAATTGAGAAGTCATCGCCGTCTCCTCTTCGTTGAGTGTCTCTGTGAGGCTGTTCACATCAGTATGTGCACTACGCTTAGAAAAGGAAAAGCGGAATTAGTCGCACAACTAAACCGGATTGACGGATATGAACTCTGACCAGCCACCGAACTTCACGCTGCGGCAGCTGTCCTACCTGATAACGGCGGCTCGCCTGGGGACGATCTCCGCTGCGGCGCGAGAGCTGCACGTCTCATCGTCGGCGATCTCCGACGCCATCACCACGCTGGAGCACGAACTCCAGTCCCAGCTCTGCATTCGGCGGAAATCGCAGGGTTTGGTGCTCACCGCCGCAGGCAGACAGGTTCTCGACAAGGCCCGCCCTCTGCTGGCCGGTGCCCGTGACCTCGAGCTCCAGTTGACGACGACGAATGGTGAACTCGCTGGTCCGATCACCATCGGCTGCTATCCGACCCTGGCACCGATGGTCCTCCCGGTCCTGCTCGATGGATTCGGTCGTCTGCACCCGAAGGTGAGCCTCGAGATCATCGAAGCCACACAGGATATCCTCGTCGGCAAGCTCGACTCGGGTGAGATCGATCTGGCTTTTGCCTACGAAACACTCGTCCCGGGCACACCGAACCGTGCCCAGCTCTTCGCCCAGCCAGCGCATGTCGTCCTGGCAGCCGATGATGAGTTCGCCGACAGGGAGACGGTACGACTCGAGGATCTCGAGTCAAGGGATCTCATCCTGCTCGATTCCCCGCCGTCGAGTCACCACACTCTGTCGATGTTCGCCGAGCGGCAGCTCCACCCGACGATCCGGCACCGCACGACGAGCTACGAGGTGGTCCGGACGCTCGTCGCACGAGGGCTCGGATACGGAATCCTTGTCCAACGTCTGTCGAACCCGAACAGCTACGAGGATCTGCCCCTGGTCGTCAAGGAGATAGATCCGGCGGTGAAGCCGGTCAGCGTCGAGGCGATCTGGCCCGCTCATTCCACGATCGCGGCGCGGGTGCAGGAGCTCATCGAATTCGCACTGGCGCAGGAGTGGATCTGAAAGGCGACGATGTGGATGCTTCGTCGGAACCGTCGCCAGGGTCTGACTACTCGAGAGTGCCGGCGAAGAACTCGTCGAGCACAGGAGACTCTCTTTCGCTCAGGCGCTGATTGAGCTCGCTGAACAGCTGCGCTTGAATCTTTCCGGGCCAGTTCTGCGGCAGAAGTGCGGCAGGCAGCTGCGGATCCAGGCGGGTCAGGCCCAGCCATTCACATTGCAGTTTCACTCGCGCCACCAGGGCCTCCACTGGCGACCTGGCCTCCGGGTCGAAACCCTGCCAGCGGTCGCCGAAAGCAGAGTACTCTGCAGAGAGAGCATCCAGCTCGAAAGCCGCAACGAGGACCTCGTCGGCCGTCGGAGGCTGCGGTCGGCCGCAGAAGACGATCGGGGAGACCTCGAGCTGTTCGGCATCCAGCACAGACGTCAGCTCCCGCTGACCAGGCGCTGCCCAAGTTCCGCCGTCGATCTGGCCGAAACCGGCCCAGGACAGCTGCGACCAGACCTTCTGCCGCAGGGATCTCCGGGACTCGGGCACCTGAACCCTCACCATCGTCCAGCTGCCGTCCCAATCCTCGGACCGCCAGCCTGTGAACATCTTGCGCCCGCCTTCGCCGAGGATCCGTGACCCGGTCTCCGTCAATGTGTAGAACGTCTTCCTGCCCTGCTTGCAACGGGCGACGAAACCTTTGGCGGTCATTCGCTGCAACACCGACCTCGCCGCCGCCTCACCGACCCCGAGCTCCCTCATGACGAAGACGATCGAGGCTCCACTCAGAAGTCGAGTCGACCCAAGCAGATGTTCACCGACGAGGGCGAAGAACAGCGACTGCGGACGAAGATCCATGTTCCCGATTCTATGCGCAGACGCCCACGCGCAAACTCTATTGTCTGCATTTCGTTGACGAAGCGCAGGCTTTTTGCATAGCATTTGGGTGAGCCGGGTCACTGTTGCCCCGGTGGCGCAATCGATCAGGCCACACAATCAGTGAGGATCACATGGCTTCCGCGAAAACAGCACCGACCAAGTCGACGACGATGCTCAAACGAGCAGCCGCCTCTGCCTACTTAGGCAGCGTCATCGAGTACTACGACTTCTTCGTCTACTCCGTCTGCGCGGCACTCGTGTTCAAAGACGTCTTCTTCTCAAACCTCACCCCTGCCGTCGGAACGCTTGCCAGCCTGGCGACGTTTGCCACCGGATATCTGGCCCGGCCTCTGGGTGGAATCGTCTTCGGCCATTTCGGAGACAAGCTGGGTCGCAAACGCATGCTCGTGCTCAGCATGTTCATGATCGGCCTGGCGTCAACCGCCATCGGACTGCTGCCGACTTATGATCAAGCCGGCCTCATCGCTCCCGTACTGCTCATTCTCATCCGCGTCATCCAGGGCATCGCCATCGGCGGCGAGTGGGGCGGTGCCATGCTGATGTCGGCCGAACACGCCACGTCCAATCGCGGCTTCTGGGCAAGCTTCACCAGCGCAGGCGCACCCACCGGCCAGCTCGTCTCTGCACTGGTCATCGCGGGGACCTTGGCGGCGATGGGGACCGAGGCATTCATCGCCTGGGGCTGGAGACTCCCGTTCCTCGCTTCTGTCATTCTGCTTGTGGTGGGCGTCATCGTCCGGGCGAAGGTCGCCGAGTCTCCGGAATTCCTCGCGGCGAAGAAGCGCTCTCCCAAGGGCGGCATCCCGATCATCGCGACCCTGCGCAGACAGCCGATGACACTGCTGTTCGCCGTGGGAGTCGGACTGTCGGCCTTCATGTTTCAAGGGCTGCTCACCACCTACTCGGTCGCCTACGGTGTGCAGATCGGCATCGAACGACAGACGATCCTCAACGCCCTGTCATTCTCCTCGCTCTTCGCCATCTTCGGCATCATCCTCTGGTCCCGGCTATCCGACACGATCGGTCGTCGTCCCCTGGTCATCGCCGGCGCCGTACTGATCGCGGCTTGGGGATTCGTCCTCTTTCCCCTCCTCGATACGAGGAACGGCCTCTTCATCACCATCGGCATGGTCATCGGACAAGGTGTCATCCATCCGATGATCTACGGGCCCTTGGCCGGACTGTACTCCGAGCTCTTCGACACCGAACACCGCTATACGGGAGCCTCCCTGGGCTACCAGATCGCCGGCATCGGTGCAGGAATCTCTCCGGTCCTCTTCGCCGCGATCATGAGCTCGACCGATTCGGCATCGACGATTCCACTGTCCGCCGTTCTGCTTACGGTCTCCGCCATCAGCATCCTCTGCATCTGGCGTCTCGGTGAGACGAAGTCACGAACTCTGTCGGACCAGCACTTCGCCGGAACCGCTTCAGGACCCAGCCCCGCTCCAGAAGACACCGATCACACGCCCGTTGCCCCGGAAGGAACGACCAAGTGACCTTCATCCACCCCAGCCTCGCTCGACTCTCCGAACAGCAGGCGACCGACTACGGCGACAAGACCGCAATCGTCTTCGCCGGCGTCGATCACTCCTACCTGCAGATGCACCGGCGCACACTGTACCGCGCGGCAGAGCTGCATCGGCGCGGAATTCGACGAGGAGACCGAGTCGCCTACCTCGGCCCCAACCATCCTGCCCTCATCGAAGTGATGCTTGCGAGTCTGCGCATCGGAGCCGTCTTCGTTCCGCTGAATTGGCGACTGACTCCGGCGGAACTCGACTATCAGCTGGCCGATGCAGGCGTCTCCCTCCTCGAAGTCGCTCCCGAGGTGGCCGAAACCGCCGAGGCGCTGACTGCCGAGATTGCCTGGAAACTCGTCGACTGGTCGAGCGCTCCCGTTTCGGACACGCTGCCGGCCGTTCCCGCTGCCGAGATCACCGGTGACGAACCGGCGCTCCTCCTCTTCACCTCGGGGACGACCGGACGGCCGAAAGGCGCGGTCCTCTCCCACGCGAACCTGCTGTGGAATTCGTTCAATCTTCTGCTCAACAGCGATATCACCGCCGCGGATGCCACTCTCGTCACGGCTCCGCTCTTCCACGTCATCGCTCTCAACCAGCAGGTGATGACGAGCTATCTGCGCGGCGCCCGAATGCTCGTCGAAACCAAGTGGATCCCCGATCGAGCTTTCGACGCCATCGAGAACGAGGGGCTGACCTGGATGGCGGGCGTGACGACGATGTTTGCCGATATGCTCAGCTCCCCGAGGTGGGACACCACAGACATGACATCGCTTCGTTTCATCAATTCCGGCGGTGCACCGATTCCGGTTCCGCTCATCCGCGCATACCAGGCGAGGGACATCATGTTCTGTCAGGGATACGGGTTGACCGAAACCTCCCCGGGGTGCACGTTCCTGCCGGCGGCACATGCCCTGGACAAGGCCGGATCGGCAGGACGAGCGGTGCCCTTTGCCGAGGTCGACGTCCGGGATGCCTCCGGCAGCTCCTGCCCGGCAGGCGTCAACGGCGAGATCGTCGTTCGCGGCCCGAACGTCACCAACGGGTATTGGAACAACCCCGCAGCCACGAATTCGGCGTTCTCCCCCGGCGGCTGGTTCCATACCGGTGACATCGGCCATCTCGACGAAGACGGCTTCCTCTTCATCGTCGACCGTCTCAAAGACATGTTCATCTCCGGCGGAGAGAACGTCTACCCGGCCGAAGTCGAATCGGCCCTCTATGAACACTCTGCCGTCGCCGAATCAGCGGTGGTGGCCGCGGCAGACGAGCGCTGGGGCGAAGTCGGGCGTGCCTTTGTCGTCACCGCCCCGGACGCGCCGGCGGCCCAGACCCTGATCGAGGAGCTTCGCGATTTCCTGCGGACTCGATTGGCAGGATACAAGGTTCCGAAATACTTCGAGTTCGTCGATTCGCTCCCGCGGACGGGCTCGGGCAAAATCCACAAAGTCTCTCTGCGCGGATCCGTCGGACTCGGAGCACATTCGAACCCAGCGCGAACGACCTTTCCCACCACGGATACGACCGACATCACCTCACCGAAGGACAACGCATGACCGCCACCCTCGAACTCCCCGACACTCTCCGCTTCACCGCCGAGGACGAGATCGGCATCCTCACCCTGGACCGTCCGGCAAAACGCAACGCCCTCGACGACACGACGATCGACAGCCTCGGCGAGTTCTTCCGTACCCCGCCGGACGTCTCCGCCATCATTCTCGAAGCCACCGGAGATCATTTCTGCGCCGGCCTCGACCTGTCCGAGATGGCCGAACGCGATGCCGTGGCCGGAGTCCACCATTCGCGGCACTGGCACGCGACCATGAACCGGATCACGGAATCACAGATCCCCGTCGTCGCGGTGCTCCAAGGCGGTGTCATCGGCGGCGGTCTGGAGCTCGCCAGCGCCGCGCACCTGCGCGTGGCCGAGGACTCGACGTACTTCGCCCTGCCGGAAGGCAAGCGCGGGCTCTTCGTCGGCGGCGGCGCCTCGGTGCGGGTTCCCCGCCTCATCGGACTCTCGCGAGTCCAGGACATGATGCTCACCGGACGGAAGTTCGATGCCGCCGAGGCCGAATCCATCGGACTCGTCAACTATCTGGTTCCCGCGGGCGAGGGGCCGGCCAAGGCCCGCGAACTGGCGGCGTCCATCGCTTCGAACTCCCCCGTGACGAACTATGCGATCACGCAGGCGCTGCCACGCATCGTCGAATCCGGACGCGACGAGGGCTACATGATGGAGTCCCTCATGGCCGCCATCGCCCAGTCGAGCTCCGAAGCCAAAGAGCTCATGCAGTCGTTCCTGGCAGGAACCGGCCCGAAGGTCACCAAGTGAAGGAGACAGCTATGTCGACGATCATCCGCGACGTGCCCGCTGACGTACTCGAGACCAGCCGCATCGGTCACTTCCTCCGCTGGGTCAACACCGAATACGCGCTGAGCCTCACCGATTGGGATTCCCTCTATGACTGGTCGATCACTGCGATCGAAGACTTCTGGGAGTCCATTTGGCGCTACTTCGAGGTCAAGGCACACCGCCCTTACACCTCGGTGCTGGGCAAGCACACGATGCCTCACGCTGATTGGTTTCCCGGCGCACGGCTCAACTACACGGAGCACTCCCTCGGAGGCGAAGATCAGGCAGACGATATCGCCGTGACCGCAGTCTCCCAGACCCGTGAGGATGTCACTCTGACATTCTCCGAGCTCCGCGACGAGGTCGCAAGGGTCCGGGCGGGGTTGGAAGAACTCGGCGTCGGCTCCGGCGATCGAGTCGTCGGCTACCTGCCCAACCAGCCTGAAGCTCTCGTCGCGTTTCTTGCGACAGCGAGCCTGGGCGCGATCTGGGCCAGCTGCGCTCCCGAGTTCGGCACGCGGTCCGTCATCGACCGCTTCTCACAGATCGAGCCGAAGGTGCTGCTTGCGATTCCCGGGTATCGGTACGGAAGCAAGGACATCGACCGCAGCGACGAACTCGCCGAGGTGGTCGCCGCCCTGCCGAGTCTCAGCCACGTCATCGGCGTCGACTACGGTGACTTCACCGTCGACGCGGACCTGCGACGTCGGCTGCTGTCCGCCGCAGAGAAGAACCCCACCGGCCTCGAAGTCGTAGACTATGCCGATATCGGCGATGCGTCGTCGCCGCTGGAATCTGTCGATGTCGACTTCGACCACCCCCTTTTCATCCTCTTCTCCTCAGGAACGACAGGTCGGCCCAAGGCCATCGTGCACAGCCATGGCGGAATTCTGCTCGAGACTCTGAAGAATCATGCACTCCATTTCGATCTGGGTCCCGGCAGCCGTTTCTGCTGGTTCTCCACCACCGCCTGGATGATGTGGAATGCATTGGTCGGCGGCCTCCTCGTCGGCTCCTCGATCGTCATGATCGACGGCAACCCGAACTATCCGGATTCGAAGGACCTGTGGCGGATTGCGTCGGGGACGCGGGCCACCCTCATGGGCATGGCGCCGGGTGCAATCATGGCCGCGCGTAAGGAGGGTTTCCACCCGACGGAGGAATTCGATCTCTCCAGCGTCGAACAGTTCGGTGTGGCCGGGGCACCCCTGCCGGCCGCAGGCTATGACTGGGTGATGAACGAATTCGGTGACGACGTACTTCTCAATGTCGGGTGCGGAGGCACAGATGTGTGCACCGGCATCCTCCAAGCCTCACCCCTGACACCGGTCTATTCAGGGCAGATGTCGGGATGCTCACTCGGCTTCGCGGCGAAATCACTCGACGAGACCGGCGCCGAGGTCGTCGACGAGCTCGGCGAGCTGGTCATCACCGAACCGGTGCCGTCGATGCCGGTGACCTTCTGGGGAAGCGACGGCGATTCACGCTACTTCGAGGCGTACTTCTCCACTTTCCCCGGAGTCTGGCGGCACGGAGACTGGGTTCGCTTCGCCTCTGACGGCGGAGTCGTCGTCACGGGGCGGTCAGATGCCACGCTCAACCGCGGCGGAGTGCGGTTGGGCACCGCAGACTTCTATTCTGTCCTCGACACCTTCCCCGAAGTCGCCGACTCCCTCGTCATCCACCTCGAGGATCCTGACGGCGGCATGGGAGAGCTGATCCTCTTCGTCCGACCGGAGCCGGACACCGAATTCACGTCAGACCTCACGTCCCGAATCGGCAAAGCACTGAAGACGCGGCTCTCACCCCGTCACGCCCCGGACACCGTCGTCCCCGTCGAGCGCATCCCGCTGGGACGGACCGGGAAGAAGCTCGAAGTTCCGGTCAAACGGATCGTGCAGGGCGCTGATCTCGACTCCGTCGCTTCTCCGGGAGCCCTGATGGATCCGACCTCGCTTGATGAGTACGTGGGCTTCGCCGCGTCGAGACGAGACGAGGTGCACGCATGAGTGAGACAGGTGAGTCACTGCACATCGCTGTCATCGGCACGGGCGTCATCGGCGCCGCCTGGGTATCGGGATTCCTCGCCGCCGGGCACACCGTCACAGCCTTCGACCCGGCACCGGAAGCCGAGGAACGGCTGCGCTCACAGCTGACCGGCGACACCGCAGCCGATGCGGCCTCTCGACCCGATCGTTTCCGATTCGCTTCTGATCTCGCCGACGCGGTCTCCGATGCCGACTTCGTTCAGGAGAACGGACCAGAACGCCTCGACGTCAAACAGATGATGTTGGCCGACATCGCCGAGGCGGCGCCACCGGAAGCCATCATCGCCTCGTCGACGTCGGGCTACGCTCCCAGCGCGATCTCCGAGCAGGCACGGACTGCGCCGGAGAGGATCGTCGTCGGGCATCCGTTCAACCCCGCCCATCTCGTCCCGGTCGTCGAGGTGGTGCCCAGTCCGGACGCCTCGTTCGAGGTCGTCGACCGCGCCTTGGAGATGTACCGCTCGATCGGCAAGAAGCCCATCCTCGTCCGTGCGGAACTGCCCGGTCACGTGGTCAACCGACTGCAGGCGGCATTGTGGCAGGAAGCCTACTCACTCGTCGACCGCGGCGTCGTCTCCGTTGCAGATATCGATACCGCAATCTCCTATGGTCCGGGCCTGCGCTGGGCGACCCTCGGACCGCTGGCCCTCCAGCACCTGTCCGGAGGTGAGGGAGGAATGCGACATGTGCTCGACCACCTCGGACCGCCGCAGGAGGTGTGGATGCACGATCTCGAGCAGGTCCACCTCGACGACCAGCTCAAGGACAAACTCGTCGCCGGCGTCGATGCCGAACTCTTCGGCCGCGACGAGAAGCGCCTGACCGCTCAGCGCGATTCGATGCTCCGAGACATCCTCGAGCTCAAGACACGTTACGAAGAACTGCCGTAGGAGGAACAGACCGTGAAATACGAATCAGCTATCGACACCGAAGCCGTCACCGCCATCGACGTCCACACTCACGTGGAAGCCGACGACCACCATCACACCTCGTTGGACACCGAGCTTCTCGACGCCTCGGCGGGCTATTTCAGGGCGCAGGTTCCTCGGACTCCGACCGTCGCCGATCTCGCAGCCTACTACCGTGAGCGGAACATGGCAGCGGTTGTCTTCACCGTCGACGCGACCACGGCCCTCGGCGGGCACCCGCCCGTATCGTCCGAGGAGATCGCCGAGCAGGCTGCCGATCACAACGATGTCCTCATCCCATTCGGCTCCGTCGACCCCCGCAATCCCGCAGAAGCGGTCAGTCGAATCCATGTCCTCGCGACGAACTACGGGGTCAGGGGAATGAAGTTCCATCCGAGTCTGCAGGGCTTCGACCCGAGCGATCCAACCTGCTACCCGATCTATGAGGCCTGTGCCGAGCACGGCCTCGTCACCCTTTTCCACACGGGCCAGACCGGCATCGGCGCGGGACTTCCGGGGGGCCGCGGAATCAGATTGCGCTATTCCGACCCGATGCTCCTCGACGATGTCGCAGCCGACTTCCCGCAGCTGACGATGATCCTCGCGCATCCTTCGGTCCCTTGGGCAGATGCCTCGATCTCCATCGCCACACACAAGGCGAATGTCTTCATCGACCTCTCGGGGTGGTCCCCGAAGTACTTCCCACCGCAGCTCACCCGCGCCATCGGGTCGATGCTCAAGACCAAGGCTCTGTTCGGATCCGATTTCCCGCTGATCACCCCCGACCGCTGGATCAGCGACTTCGAGCACCTCGAAATCAAGCCCGAAGCGACACCGCTGATCATGAAGGAGAACGCGATCCGAGTCCTCGGCCTGTGAACGACTCTCCGGCCCGGCCACCACCGCCACGCCCGGCCGGGCCCTCTGAGCGCCCCACCTCGCCACAGGTTCAGGCACTGATGGTGAAAGAATTCACCGTTTCTTTATCACCCACAGCAGAAGTGATTGTCGACTCCGTCTAAAATCGAACCTGATGGTTGCTGAGTCCTACGTCGAATCCGAGAAAATGATCAGCAGCCCCTCAGATCGCAGTCATTGGACAGTTCGAGCACAGGGGTTGCTGTCCTGGGCAACCTCGATCTGGGTCTTGGCGATCGCTTTCGTCGTCGTCACACTCGCCGCGGCCGGTCCCCTGCGGGTCTGGGACTACAAGCTCAACCGACGTTGGCTCTACCTCTTCGACCCCGACCTGGTGTGGTTCACCCAGCACATCCTCGATCCCATCGCGGGTCAGGCCGTCTGTCTTCCCGTGTTGGCGATCACCGCGATCGTTCTTTCACGAAAACGCCGGTCCTGGCGACCGGTCGTCTTCGCTATCGCCGTCGAAGCGGCCTTCTACCTCGGTGTCGGCTCGCTGAAGATCCTCCTCGCCCGACCGGCGACCACCCTGCACGACCCGCGGTTCTTCCAGGGCGGTCTGATCGAGATCGGCGGTCGTGGAATCAGCTACCCGTCCGGGCACGCTGCCGAAGCAGTGCTCATCTACGGTGCGGTCGCCTACCTCATCGCCACCTACAGCAGCGTCTCCACCAGAACCGTGCGACTGCTGTGGTGGGGTGTCGCCGCGGTCAGCGTGAACTCGGTCATCGTGTCCTTCGCCCTCGGCTGGCATTGGGCCACCGATCTCATCGGCGGTCTGATCATCGGCGGAGTCTTCCTGCGACTGCTCATCATCGCCGACAGGCGAATACCCGACCTCAGCACTTAGGAACACCTCGAGCGACAGAGTTCCGGGTGCATTGAGCGCGCGCCCGGAGCTCCTGCAGTCAGAGATGTCTGCCGGCGACGGCTGAGAATCATCACAGCCAGGAGTCGTCGAGGTCTGTGAATGTCGTCGCCCCGCTCTCCACAAGATCGAACCATGGGCCGGTCTGCGGCAGTTCGTGAGCAAAGAAATACCGCGCCGCGGCGATCTTTCCCTTGAGGAAAGCAGAGTCGCCACGTTCGCCGACGGTCGCCTCGGCAGCCATTCCCTGCTGCAGCCACAGCCACGCCATGACCGTATGGCCCACTGCTTCCAAATAGGTCCATGCGTTGTCGAGAGCCACCGCAGGATCCCCGCTCGACCACACTGCGGCAGTCACGGATTCGATACGGTCGACGGCTGTCTGCAGCGCTGCGGTCTCGGCGGACCATGCGGCACGGTCGGCCGCCTCGGCGAGGGTCTCCCGCATCTGCTCCAGCAGCACCTGCAGGCCGGCTCCGCCCTTCATGACGACTTTGCGCCCGAGCAGATCCTTGGCCTGAATGCCGTGCGTGCCCTCGTGGATCGGGTTGAGCCGGTTGTCACGGTAGAGCTGTTCGACATCGTGATCACGGGCGTACCCGGCTCCGCCGAGCACCTGAATGGCATGATCATTGGCCTTCAGGCACCATACGCTCGGCCAGGTCTTGACGATCGGGGTGAGCACATCGAGCAGCAGTGCGGCTCGGTCACGCTCGGCCGCGGTATCGGCGGTTTCGGACTCGTCGAGCAGTCGCGCGGCATAGAGGACGAGCCCGAGTCCGCCCTCGACGTAGCTCTTCGACGACAGCAGCATCCGCCGGACATCGGAGTGCTCAGCGATCGGGACCGGCGAACCATCGGACCCCTTGGCACCGTCGGGACGGCCCTGACGGCGGTCGCGGGCATAGCGCAGCGCATCGAGGTACCCGTGGTAGCCCAGTCCGACTGCACCGGCGCCGACACCGATTCGAGCCTCGTTCATCATGTGGAACATGCAGGCCAGACCCTTGCCTCGCTCCCCCACCAGATAGCCGACCGCACCGGCGGACCCGGCCGGAGTGTGTGCGCCCTCACCGAAGTTCAGCAGCGTGTTCGTCGTTCCGCGCCACCCCATCTTGTGGTTCAGTCCGGACAGGACGACGTCATTGCGCTCGCCGAGGCTGCCGTCGTCGTTGACGAGCCGTTTCGGAACGAGGAACAGGCTCAGGCCCTTGACGCCCGGCTGGTCGCCTTCGGCGCGGGCGAGGACGAGGTGGACGATGTTCTCAGAGAGTTCGTGGTCGCCGCCGGAAATCCACATCTTCGTCCCGTGGATGCGGAAGGCATCGTCGCCTCCGCCAGGGTCACGAACAGCCTTCGTCGTGACGTCGCCGAGGGAGGAGCCGACCTCGGGTTCGGACAGGCACATGGTGCCGAAGAAGCGGCCGTCGAGCTCGGGCAGGACGTACTTCTCGATCTGCTCCTCGGTGCCGTATTCGAGCAGGAGACCGGCGTTGGCCATGGTCAGCATCGGGTAGCTGGCGGTGCCGATATTGGCCGCCTGGAACCAGGCGAAGCAGGCCTTCGCGACCGTCTGCGGCAGCTGAATGCCGCCGACGCTCTCATCCATCGTCGCCGAGAGCAGACCCACGCCGGCGAACTGGTCGAGCGCGGACTTGATCTCGGGGATCAGCGTCACTGCAGTGCCGTCGAAAGTCGGTTCGTTGAGGTCGGACTTCCGCGCATGAGTGGCGAACCGCTCCTTGGCGAGCTCCTCGCTGGCTTCGAGCACGGAGTCGAAGACTTCACGCGAATGGTCGGAGAAGCGCTGCCTCGAGCAGAGCTCGTCGACCTTGAGCCAGTCATAGAGTTGGAAGTCGATGTCCTCGGCGGAGAGGACGGATTCCGTCGCCGAGACGCCATTGCCTGTGTTCTTTTCGCTCACGAGACCAAATTAAGGCTAATCGTTCGTTAAGTAAAGCTCGACTCAGCGTCTGCACGGGAGGCGTCCCCCTGGACGAATCCATGAAAACAGCTATGGTCACAGGTACACCGTCTTCGAATCAGTGAGGTACTGGAAGATGACCGATCGAAAAGATCCACAGGACAAGATCGACAGGATCAACGACAAGCTCGACGAATTCGCGGCCAAGGCCAGCGGACCCGACGTCGCCTACGGGTCGACCCCCGGATATGCCGAAGACCCGTCCGAAGAGGAGCTGAAGAAGGCCGCCGAGGCGGAAGGAGTGACTCTCCATCGCCGCCCGGACGGCTCGCACGAGGCAATCGACGAGTCCGCAGCGACTCCGCTCGGGGGCTCCGAGGATTCCGAGACGTCGACCGAGAACTGATTCGTCTGCTCGACCGAAGAACCCGGTCCGCGGCCATCCGCGTGCCGGGTTCCGCTGTGTCACAGGTAGTATCGCCAGGGCAACGACGCCTCGCCGCGCTGTCGGCGGAACAATGATGCTGATATGAAAGGCAGAGCCAATGCCCTCCTCCGCTGCCTCGGCTGCGCAGACCTCGGACTCGAAGACTCAGTCGTCGGGATTCCTCCGGATTCTCCGCAATTACCGTTTCCCGCTCTTCATCCTCGCCGGGGTGGTCATCGGAGCGGTCATCGGCCTCGTCTTCGGTGAACGCGCCACCGTCATCAAGCCGTTCGGCACTCTGTTCATCAACATGATGTTCACCCTCGTCGTGCCGCTCGTGTTCTTCTCCATCGCCTCCGCGGTCGCGGGAATGTCCTCGGCCGCGCGACTGGGCAAGATCATGGGCAGCATGCTCGGCGTCTTCGCCGTCACCGGCATCATCGCCTCCATCATCATGGTCGCCGCGCTGCGCATCTTCAACGCCACCGACGGAGTCCAGGTGGAGATGCAGGAACCGGAGAACGTCGAGGAGGTCGGGTCCATC
Proteins encoded in this region:
- a CDS encoding acyl-CoA dehydrogenase is translated as MSEKNTGNGVSATESVLSAEDIDFQLYDWLKVDELCSRQRFSDHSREVFDSVLEASEELAKERFATHARKSDLNEPTFDGTAVTLIPEIKSALDQFAGVGLLSATMDESVGGIQLPQTVAKACFAWFQAANIGTASYPMLTMANAGLLLEYGTEEQIEKYVLPELDGRFFGTMCLSEPEVGSSLGDVTTKAVRDPGGGDDAFRIHGTKMWISGGDHELSENIVHLVLARAEGDQPGVKGLSLFLVPKRLVNDDGSLGERNDVVLSGLNHKMGWRGTTNTLLNFGEGAHTPAGSAGAVGYLVGERGKGLACMFHMMNEARIGVGAGAVGLGYHGYLDALRYARDRRQGRPDGAKGSDGSPVPIAEHSDVRRMLLSSKSYVEGGLGLVLYAARLLDESETADTAAERDRAALLLDVLTPIVKTWPSVWCLKANDHAIQVLGGAGYARDHDVEQLYRDNRLNPIHEGTHGIQAKDLLGRKVVMKGGAGLQVLLEQMRETLAEAADRAAWSAETAALQTAVDRIESVTAAVWSSGDPAVALDNAWTYLEAVGHTVMAWLWLQQGMAAEATVGERGDSAFLKGKIAAARYFFAHELPQTGPWFDLVESGATTFTDLDDSWL